Proteins from one Halopseudomonas pelagia genomic window:
- a CDS encoding PA3611 family quorum-sensing-regulated virulence factor, translated as MRWLSLLVVLCIALPSHAVSLRESRLQDTLKQVAEQSSEGAPRTINDNIVDEGYSSEGTELINHLSVNQAYAEQLQRDPLVVRTQLQASVCADQRFRRLMDMGATLTYHFSVTGSSRPVLTQSFVAEHCQAL; from the coding sequence ATGCGTTGGTTGTCCTTACTTGTCGTTTTATGCATCGCCCTGCCCAGTCACGCAGTTTCGCTTCGCGAGTCGCGGCTGCAGGATACCCTCAAGCAGGTAGCAGAGCAGAGCAGTGAAGGCGCGCCCCGGACCATCAACGACAATATCGTCGATGAAGGCTATAGCAGCGAAGGCACCGAGCTGATCAATCATCTTTCCGTCAACCAGGCCTACGCCGAGCAGTTGCAGCGTGATCCGCTGGTGGTGCGTACGCAGTTACAGGCCAGCGTGTGCGCAGATCAGCGCTTCCGCCGTTTGATGGATATGGGGGCCACCCTAACCTATCATTTTTCGGTCACTGGCTCGAGCCGCCCGGTGCTGACCCAGAGCTTTGTGGCAGAGCACTGCCAGGCGCTCTAA
- a CDS encoding tRNA-uridine aminocarboxypropyltransferase, with protein sequence MSAKFPHAVERLRAELKSASTRPFKARGAKLRRCPGCLQAAHACVCAWRPLLDSKVGFCLIMHAMEPLKPTNTGRLIADCITDTHAFVWSRTSVDPALLELLADPQWQPYVVFPAEYAHNGQPVATGIGPREGKRPLLIILDATWTQARKMFRKSPWLDEFPVLSLQTEQLSRYRLRRSTREEHLCTVEVATACLGLAGEDATANLLNDYFDVFTDAYLASRGNWGVTASLPSRLRLADYLGVSAEVSDGPQAPAARAPEPVDAPDK encoded by the coding sequence GTGTCAGCCAAATTTCCCCATGCTGTTGAGCGCCTCAGGGCCGAACTGAAATCCGCATCCACCCGGCCGTTCAAGGCCAGGGGTGCCAAGTTGCGGCGCTGCCCAGGGTGCCTGCAGGCCGCTCATGCGTGCGTCTGTGCCTGGCGGCCGTTGCTCGATAGCAAGGTTGGATTCTGCCTGATCATGCATGCGATGGAGCCGCTCAAGCCGACCAACACCGGACGCCTGATCGCCGACTGTATCACCGATACCCATGCCTTTGTCTGGTCGCGTACCAGCGTCGATCCAGCATTGCTTGAATTGCTCGCCGATCCGCAATGGCAGCCCTATGTGGTTTTTCCCGCCGAATACGCACATAACGGCCAGCCGGTAGCGACCGGTATTGGGCCACGGGAGGGTAAACGGCCGTTGCTGATTATTCTGGATGCGACCTGGACCCAGGCACGCAAGATGTTCCGCAAGAGCCCCTGGCTGGATGAATTTCCGGTGCTGAGTTTGCAGACTGAGCAGCTGTCGCGATATCGGCTGCGGCGCTCTACCCGTGAAGAGCACCTGTGTACCGTTGAAGTAGCGACGGCGTGCCTGGGGCTGGCCGGGGAGGATGCGACGGCGAACCTGCTGAACGACTATTTTGACGTATTTACCGACGCCTACCTGGCCTCGCGCGGTAACTGGGGTGTTACTGCCAGTCTGCCTTCACGGCTGCGGCTTGCGGATTACCTGGGCGTATCGGCCGAGGTCAGTGATGGCCCGCAGGCTCCTGCTGCACGGGCACCAGAGCCCGTCGACGCTCCAGATAAATAG
- a CDS encoding DMT family transporter, translated as MKSSAYRSDALMLLTALIWGSTFVAQSVAMDHVGPFLYTGLRFTLGALAILPLVLLASPQGKSAERRFSKPMLLGSLVLGLMLTLGINLQQIGLMFTTVTNAGFITGLYVILVPIFGLFIGMRTSLGTWGGALLALVGMLLLSVNADYSVAPGDWLQLTGAACWAVHVLLVGALASRYDPVRVAFCQFVVCAVISLTMALLFETFSWDGIVLAGPAILYGGLLAVGVGFTLQVVAQKNAIASHAAVILSLEAVFAALAGWLFLEESLSLRGFIGCCLMLAGMLIAQLVPIYLERRRALVPVQQEPAGHH; from the coding sequence ATGAAATCCAGCGCCTACCGCTCCGACGCCCTGATGTTACTCACCGCCCTGATCTGGGGTTCGACTTTCGTCGCACAAAGCGTAGCGATGGACCATGTTGGCCCGTTTCTTTACACCGGGCTGCGCTTCACCTTGGGTGCGCTGGCAATTCTACCTCTGGTGTTGCTGGCCAGCCCTCAGGGTAAAAGCGCCGAACGCCGCTTTAGCAAACCCATGTTGCTGGGCAGCCTGGTGCTGGGCTTGATGCTGACCCTGGGCATCAACCTGCAACAGATCGGGCTGATGTTCACCACGGTGACCAACGCCGGCTTTATTACTGGCCTATACGTCATTCTAGTCCCCATTTTCGGTTTGTTTATTGGCATGCGCACCAGCCTGGGCACGTGGGGCGGCGCATTGCTGGCGTTGGTGGGTATGTTGCTGCTTAGCGTTAACGCCGATTACAGCGTCGCGCCGGGTGACTGGCTGCAATTGACTGGCGCAGCCTGCTGGGCCGTTCACGTGCTGCTGGTCGGCGCGTTGGCTAGCCGTTATGACCCGGTGCGCGTTGCCTTCTGCCAGTTTGTCGTTTGCGCTGTCATCAGCCTGACTATGGCACTGTTATTTGAAACCTTTAGCTGGGACGGCATTGTCCTGGCCGGTCCGGCCATTCTGTATGGGGGCCTGCTGGCGGTGGGTGTAGGATTTACCTTGCAAGTGGTTGCGCAGAAAAATGCCATTGCCTCGCACGCGGCGGTGATTCTCAGCCTGGAAGCGGTGTTTGCCGCGCTGGCCGGCTGGCTGTTCCTGGAAGAAAGCCTGAGTCTGCGCGGCTTTATCGGTTGCTGCCTGATGCTGGCCGGTATGCTGATCGCGCAGCTGGTGCCTATTTATCTGGAGCGTCGACGGGCTCTGGTGCCCGTGCAGCAGGAGCCTGCGGGCCATCACTGA